GGGAGATGCCACCGAGTTCGCCGAACGAATTGATGAAGGCGCAACCGCGATAGCCCGGTTCGGAAAACCAGGTGTGCAACCAGTCGAACACCGCGGGGATCCGGTCGGCCGGGTCGGCGTGTGTCTCGACCGTGGCGGCGAGGTTGCGCAGCCATCGCGAATCGCGTTGTTGCAGAAACGAAACGACAAGTTCCTCTTTCGAGGGGAACATCTGGTAGAGGCGTTTGAGCGAGACCCCGGACGCTGCGCGTACCGCATCCATGCCGACGGCCTGGATGCCGCGGCCGTAGAAGAGTTCTTCT
This genomic window from Mycolicibacterium goodii contains:
- a CDS encoding TetR/AcrR family transcriptional regulator, whose protein sequence is MLDQDTARERVLAAAEELFYGRGIQAVGMDAVRAASGVSLKRLYQMFPSKEELVVSFLQQRDSRWLRNLAATVETHADPADRIPAVFDWLHTWFSEPGYRGCAFINSFGELGGISPAVAEQARHHKREFHAYLAGLVDTAGHPAELAEHLALLAEGAIVNSAIFGTPEPATRARRAALALMRN